The Daucus carota subsp. sativus chromosome 2, DH1 v3.0, whole genome shotgun sequence genome includes a window with the following:
- the LOC108209085 gene encoding transcription factor MYBS3-like: MTRRCSHCSNNGHNSRTCPTRAGGSGAGVRLFGVRLTDGSIIKKSASMGNLSALHYHSSSSAAASPNPPASPSSDALRDPTHVPEEYLSDDPGHASCSTNRRVAERKKGTPWTEEEHRMFLLGLQKLGKGDWRGISRSFVVSRTPTQVASHAQKYFIRQTNATRRKRRSSLFDMVTETPSVAEEQFVLPPQAIETDNNSMPSLNLSLKTDYETIEDTRMEDSQVEMVKDFKESATPQAQTEIQPVIPTFYPAYLPVAFPLWPSSVSIFEEGKGTETSHHEVLKPIAVLRKEPVNVDELVGMSQLSIGETETGHMEPSALTLKLLGEPSRQSAFHPSTPVSTTSDVNKGNGSGVIQAV, translated from the exons ATGACTCGGCGGTGCTCTCATTGCAGCAACAACGGCCACAACTCTCGCACCTGTCCCACCAGGGCCGGCGGCTCCGGCGCCGGAGTGAGGCTTTTCGGGGTGAGGCTCACTGATGGGTCGATAATCAAGAAGAGTGCGAGTATGGGGAATCTTTCGGCTCTGCACTATCACTCATCTTCTTCTGCTGCGGCTTCTCCTAACCCTCCGGCCTCTCCGTCTTCTGATGCTCTTCGTGACCCGACCCATGTGCCCGAGGAGTACTTGTCTGATGACCCGGGTCATGCTTCGTGCTCCACTAATCGCCGCGTTGCGGAACGCAAAAAAG GCACTCCATGGACAGAAGAGGAGCACCGGATGTTTCTTCTTGGTCTCCAGAAGTTAGGGAAGGGAGACTGGCGTGGCATATCACGCAGTTTTGTTGTATCGAGGACTCCTACACAAGTAGCAAGCCATGCTCAAAAGTACTTCATTCGACAGACCAATGCTACTCGGAGAAAGAGAAGATCCAGTCTTTTTGACATG GTGACAGAAACACCATCTGTGGCGGAAGAACAATTTGTGCTACCTCCGCAAGCAATAGAAACAGATAACAACTCGATGCCTTCTTTGAATCTCTCTCTGAAGACGGATTATGAAACCATTGAAGACACGCGCATGGAAGATTCTCAGGTAGAAATGGTTAAAGATTTCAAAGAAAGTGCTACACCTCAAGCCCAAACCGAAATTCAACCTGTGATTCCGACATTTTACCCAGCTTATCTCCCTGTTGCATTTCCTTTGTGGCCATCGAGTGTGTCTATCTTTGAAGAAGGGAAAGGAACTGAAACCTCTCACCATGAGGTCCTAAAGCCAATTGCCGTGCTTCGCAAAGAGCCTGTTAATGTGGATGAACTAGTGGGCATGTCCCAACTGAGTATTGGAGAAACTGAAACAGGCCATATGGAGCCTTCAGCCCTCACCCTAAAGCTGCTAGGTGAACCATCAAGGCAGTCGGCTTTTCATCCGAGCACTCCAGTCTCTACTACTTCAGATGTAAACAAGGGAAATGGTAGTGGTGTAATACAAGCAGTTTGA
- the LOC108209990 gene encoding lysM domain receptor-like kinase 3, with protein MKPDPLISALVLFFLSLKSLSFSYPTPLNCTEASRLCTSFLAFKPTPNQTFAVIQSMFDVLPQDIYAEDNDKDYVFIKKNCSCASNVKKYLTNTTFTVRKNGGSVYDMVIDEYGGLGIFSNSRRAARMGSVVSLQLMCGCSSGLWNYLMSYVMKDGDSVQSLASRFGVSMDSIENVNRILDPSNVTVGDLYYIPLNSVPGKPYHLENEIPPAPVPAPAADNFPVVVEHHHKASVPYGWIMGSLGVGLAVIVVVVLLFVSLSHAKDQDEKSSHKFQILRSRSFCCGSGRYLCCKPGDIKHSPGESSDRKINIPKVIGTDVFDMEKPVVFTFEEIVSCTEGFSDSNLLGHGTYGSVYYGLLRDQEVAIKRMTEMKTKEFMSEMKVLCKVHHTNLVELIGYAASIDELFLIYEYAQKGSLKSHLHDPQNKGHTSLSWITRLQIVLDTARGLEYIHEHTKPHYVHRDIKTSNILLDGAFRAKISDFGLAKLVGRTNDGEESTTRVVGTFGYLAPEYLRDGLATSKSDVYAFGVVLFEVISGKEAITRTEGSVVKNSERRSLVSIMLAALRNSPDFTSMSSLKDHVDPNLMDLYPHDCLFKVATLAKRCVDDDPILRPDMKQAVMSLSQILLSSVEWEATLAGNSQVFSGLVQGR; from the exons ATGAAACCAGACCCATTAATTTCAGCACTTGTATTATTTTTCCTCAGCTTAAAAAGCCTATCTTTTTCATACCCAACTCCACTAAATTGCACAGAAGCAAGCAGACTATGCACATCATTTCTAGCCTTCAAGCCAACCCCAAATCAAACATTTGCAGTCATTCAAAGCATGTTTGATGTATTGCCACAAGACATTTATGCTGAAGACAATGATAAAGATTATGTTTTTATCAAAAAGAACTGTTCTTGTGCTTCAAATGTGAAGAAGTACTTGACAAACACTACTTTCACTGTCAGGAAAAATGGGGGATCTGTGTATGATATGGTGATTGATGAGTATGGTGGGCTAGGCATTTTCTCAAACAGTAGGCGTGCAGCAAGAATGGGGTCTGTCGTGTCATTACAATTGATGTGTGGGTGTTCAAGTGGGTTGTGGAATTACTTGATGAGTTATGTGATGAAAGATGGGGATAGTGTTCAATCTTTGGCTAGTAGGTTTGGTGTTAGTATGGACAGTATTGAAAATGTTAATAGAATTCTTGATCCTAGCAATGTTACTGTTGGTGATTTGTATTATATTCCTCTTAATTCAG TTCCAGGAAAACCATATCATTTGGAAAATGAAATTCCTCCTGCTCCAGTTCCAGCACCGGCAGCAGACAATTTTCCAG TGGTTGTAGAACATCATCACAAGGCTAGTGTGCCATATGGATGGATAATGGGGAGTTTGGGAGTTGGACTTGCAGTGATTGTTGTCGTAGTACTGCTTTTTGTTTCCTTAAGTCATGCAAAGGATCAAGATGAAAAGAGTTCTcataaatttcaaattcttcGGAGCAGAAGTTTCTGCTGTGGTTCAGGGAGATATCTCTGCTGCAAACCTGGCGATATAAAGCACTCCCCGGGGGAATCTAGTGACCGGAAGATAAACATTCCTAAAG TTATAGGAACTGATGTTTTTGACATGGAGAAGCCCGTGGTTTTTACATTTGAAGAAATCGTGTCTTGTACGGAGGGTTTTTCTGATTCCAATCTACTTGGACACGGAACATACGGCTCTGTCTATTATGGCCTCCTTCGCGATCAG GAAGTTGCAATTAAAAGAATGACGGAAATGAAAACCAAAGAGTTTATGTCAGAGATGAAAGTTTTGTGCAAGGTTCATCATACAAATCTG GTAGAATTGATTGGTTATGCTGCTAGCATTGATGAACTCTTTCTAATATACGAATATGCACAAAAGGGCTCCCTGAAAAGCCATTTGCATGACCCTCAAAACAAGG GTCATACTTCACTATCCTGGATCACAAGACTTCAAATTGTACTTGATACTGCAAGGGGTCTGGAATATATACATGAGCATACTAAGCCTCATTATGTGCATCGAGATATCAAGACAAGTAACATTTTACTTGATGGTGCATTTAGGGCTAAG ATATCAGATTTTGGGTTGGCAAAACTTGTTGGAAGAACCAATGATGGTGAAGAATCAACAACAAGAGTTGTTGGAACTTTTGGTTACCTGGCTCCCGA ATATCTGAGGGATGGCTTGGCCACAAGTAAAAGCGATGTGTACGCATTTGGGGTTGTTCTATTTGAGGTTATATCAGGGAAGGAGGCCATTACCCGAACCGAGGGCAGTGTGGTAAAAAATTCTGAAAGACGATCCCTTGTGTCCATT ATGCTGGCAGCTCTTCGGAATTCACCTGACTTCACGAGTATGTCTAGCTTGAAAGATCATGTTGACCCTAATCTGATGGATTTGTATCCCCATGACTGCCTTTTCAAG GTGGCTACACTGGCAAAACGATGTGTGGACGATGATCCCATACTGCGTCCAGATATGAAGCAGGCTGTGATGTCACTCTCACAAATACTGCTGTCTTCAGTGGAATGGGAAGCAACTCTTGCCGGGAACAGCCAAGTATTTAGTGGGCTCGTTCAAGGAAGATAG
- the LOC108209084 gene encoding NADP-dependent malic enzyme, chloroplastic-like — translation MISSIGTHFLNNSLCGFSGRLRQSQWRPSVVVSAAASSNGRPEERNVTVLAESSLKEIRDAAAAPVVAVSGGVEDVYGEDSATEDQSITPWSVSVASGYTLLRDPHFNKGLAFAEKERDALYLRGLLPPVTVSQDLQVKKLMHNIRQYQVPLQRYMAMMDLQERNERLFYKLLIDNVEELLPVVYTPTVGEACEKYGSILRRPQGLFISLKEKGKILEVLKNWPEKKIQVIVVTDGERILGLGDLGCQGMGIPVGKLSLYTALGGIRPSACLPVTIDVGTNNENLLNDEFYIGLRQRRARGQEYAELLNEFMSAVKQKYGEKVLIQFEDFANHNAFDLLAKYGSTHLVFNDDIQGTASVVLAGIMAALKLVGGSLAEQKFLFLGAGEAGTGIAELIALEMSKQTDIPLEETRKNIWLVDSKGLIVRSRFKTLQHFKKPWAHEHEPVRDIVDAVKAIRPTVLIGSSGVGRTFTKDVVEAMASFNEKPVIFALSNPTSQSECTAEEAYKWSKGRAIYASGSPFDAVTYNGKVYVSGQANNAYIFPGLGLGLIISGAIRVHDDMLLAASEALAAEVTQENLDKGLIFPPFTNIRKISSHIAAKVAAKAYELGLATRLPQPKDLVAYAESCMYSPSYRTYR, via the exons ATGATCTCTTCAATCGGAACTCATTTTCTG AACAACTCGCTATGTGGATTTTCCGGTAGGTTAAGGCAGTCGCAATGGAGGCCTTCAGTTGTGGTGTCGGCGGCGGCGAGTTCGAATGGCCGACCGGAAGAACGAAACGTCACCGTTTTAGCGGAGAGTAGTTTAAAAGAAATTAGAGACGCTGCTGCTGCTCCGGTGGTGGCCGTTTCTGGTGGCGTTGAAGACGTGTACGGCGAGGATAGCGCAACTGAAGATCAGTCCATCACTCCTTGGTCTGTCTCTGTTGCAAG TGGATACACGTTGTTGAGGGATCCTCATTTTAACAAAGGGCTTGCCTTTGCTGAGAAAGAGAGGGACGCACTTTACCTACGAGGTCTTCTTCCCCCGGTTACGGTCAGTCAAGATCTTCAG GTCAAGAAGCTGATGCACAATATACGCCAGTATCAAGTTCCTTTGCAGAGATACATGGCCATGATGGATCTTCAG GAAAGAAATGAAAGGCTGTTCTATAAACTTCTCATTGACAATGTTGAGGAGCTACTCCCAGTTGTATATACACCAACAGTTGGTGAAGCCTGTGAAAAGTATGGGAGTATCTTAAGGCGTCCACAGGGTCTTTTTATCAGTCTAAAGGAAAA GGGAAAAATTCTAGAGGTGCTGAAGAACTGGCCTGAGAAAAAGATTCAAGTCATTGTTGTCACAGACGGAGAACGAATTCTTGGGCTTGGGGACCTTGGCTGCCAG GGGATGGGGATACCTGTAGGAAAGCTGTCTTTGTATACAGCTCTTGGTGGAATTCGTCCTTCTGCC TGCTTGCCTGTAACCATCGACGTGGGGACAAACAATGAGAACTTattaaatgatgaattttacaTTGGATTGAGGCAAAGAAGGGCGCGCGGGCAG GAATACGCTGAACTTCTAAATGAGTTCATGTCGGCAGTGAAGCAGAAGTATGGGGAGAAAGTCCTCATTCAG TTTGAAGACTTTGCAAATCACAATGCCTTTGATCTTCTTGCCAAGTATGGCAGTACCCATCTTGTTTTTAATGATGATATACAG GGGACAGCATCCGTGGTGCTTGCTGGGATTATGGCGGCCCTAAAGTTGGTTGGTGGTTCCTTGGCTGAGCAAAAATTTCTATTTCTTGGAGCAGGCGAG GCTGGCACTGGCATTGCAGAGCTCATAGCGCTTGAGATGTCAAAACAG ACTGACATCCCATTAGAAGAGACCCGCAAAAATATCTGGCTGGTGGATTCAAAG GGGCTGATCGTCAGATCCCGCTTTAAAACACTTCAGCATTTTAAGAAGCCCTGGGCACATGAACATGAACCTGTTAGAGATATTGTGGATGCTGTCAAG GCTATCAGGCCAACAGTTTTGATTGGATCATCAGGAGTAGGTAGAACATTTACTAAAGATGTGGTTGAAGCAATGGCATCGTTCAATGAG AAACCTGTCATCTTTGCTCTTTCCAATCCAACCTCACAATCAGAATGCACAGCTGAAGAAGCATATAAATGGAGTAAG GGCCGTGCTATTTACGCCAGTGGGAGTCCATTTGATGCTGTTACGTATAATGGAAAGGTTTATGTCTCTGGCCAG GCAAACAATGCTTACATTTTCCCTGGATTGGGTCTGGGTTTGATTATATCCGGTGCAATTCGTGTCCATGATGACATGCTCTTGGCAGCCT CGGAAGCTCTAGCAGCCGAGGTTACTCAAGAGAACTTGGACAAGGGACTCATCTTCCCGCCATTCACTAATATCAGAAAGATTTCTTCCCATATCGCAGCCAAGGTCGCAGCCAAGGCCTATGAACTCG GTTTGGCAACTCGTCTCCCTCAACCAAAGGATCTTGTCGCCTACGCAGAAAGTTGCATGTACAGCCCCAGCTATAGAACCTATAGGTGA